From a single Osmerus mordax isolate fOsmMor3 chromosome 6, fOsmMor3.pri, whole genome shotgun sequence genomic region:
- the LOC136943859 gene encoding neuronal pentraxin-2-like gives MGHRWISQPSFLPTPPLFILLVLFLLSSPAFGSAMPGPDFDYRTHPRFICTPIPVDADPACFPPGGPAMGASGAGGPAMGASGAGGPGHHGPPGGAPNGFWGMTEEAKTTILHLRESLVQQKETILEQRESIRELTAKLSMCEGFGRGMGAQDDHHGDPSHPSPSSHGHGSHSSHASNGHRGNSNHVAGGHRSKGGHGKKRGKDKLVTPGDMTSSPEQMSRMLQALKERLEKQSRNTSSSTYSSSLKELLQRKINALEQQMQRHSTAALSSPDRHDDDSHGDDHDRHDDGNPGDGHHADTHPDDEHHDDDESHDDSHHDDRHHDDSHREDNGHDDSDEDDEDDEEDEDDDEADDDSHHDNIADSHGYLPQTGYHSQGPRSGLHSNKLESVLNHLHHTGSNRKKLKSPEAFQIGFPMRTNYMYGKVKRTLLHEIFALTLCLWIKGGAGPGLGTPFSYSVPGQANELVLIEWGNNPMELLVDDKAVTLPLSLSDGKWHHVCVTWTTRDGLWEAYQDGVKRGSGEDLSAWHPIKPGGVFILGQEQDTLGGRFDATQSFVGEMSDVQMWSHVLTAQDIYGLASCGSHLSGDVFAWSEAMVELHGGVTKYPFNPCH, from the exons ATGGGACACAGGTGGATTTCTCAGCCTTCGTTcctgccaacccccccccttttcatcctcctcgtcctcttcctcctctcgtctcctgcgTTTGGCAGTGCCATGCCAGGGCCTGACTTCGACTACAGAACACATCCACGCTTCATCTGCACCCCCATCCCTGTGGATGCAGACCCTGCTTGCTTCCCCCCTGGGGGCCCAGCTATGGGGgcctctggggctgggggcccAGCTATGGGGgcctctggggctggggggccaggcCACCACGGGCCTCCAGGAGGAGCCCCTAACGGCTTTTGGGGCATGACGGAGGAGGCTAAGACCACCATATTACACCTCAGGGAGAGCCTGGTGCAGCAGAAGGAGACTAtcttggagcagagagagagcatcaggGAGCTgacagccaagctctctatgtgTGAGGGCTTCGGACGGGGCATGGGGGCCCAAGATGACCACCACGGAGACCCATCTCacccctccccgtcctcccaCGGGCATGGGAGCCACAGCTCTCACGCCAGCAACGGGCACCGTGGAAACAGTAACCACGTAGCGGGGGGGCACCGTTCTAAAGGAGGGCACGGCAAAAAAAGAGGGAAGGACAAACTTGTAACACCAGGGGATATGACATCATCGCCGGAGCAGATGAGCCGGATGCTGCAGGCTctgaaggagaggctggagaag cagtCCAGGAACACGTCGTCCAGCACGTACTCCAGCTCTCTGAAGGAGCTTCTGCAGAGAAAGATCAACGCTCTGGAGCAGCAGATGCAACGCCACTCCACCGCCGCCCTCAGCAGCCCAGATCGCCACGACGACGACAGCCACGGCGACGATCACGATCGCCATGACGACGGGAACCCCGGCGACGGTCACCACGCCGACACCCACCCTGACGATGAGCACCACGACGATGACGAGAGTCACGACGACAGTCACCACGACGACAGACACCATGACGACAGTCACCGCGAAGACAACGGTCACGATGACagcgatgaggatgatgaggatgatgaagaagatGAAGACGATGACGAGGCCGATGATGACAGTCACCACGACAACATCGCAGACAGCCATGGTTACCTTCCACAAACAGGCTATCACTCACAAGGCCCGAGGTCTGGGCTGCATTCCAACAAACTGGAGTCTGTCCTGAATCACCTGCATCACACAG GTTCCAACAGGAAGAAACTCAAGAGCCCTGAAGCCTTCCAGATTGGCTTCCCCATGAGGACCAACTACATGTACGGGAAGGTGAAGAGGACCCTCCTCCATGAGATCTTTGCTCTCACCCTGTGCCTGTGGATCAAGGGGGGCGCGGGGCCTGGTCTGGGCACACCCTTCTCCTACTCTGTACCTGGACAGGCCAACGAGCTGGTGCTCATCGAGTGGGGCAACAATCCCATGGAGCTACTGGTGGATGATAAG gcaGTGACCCTGCCCCTGTCCCTGAGCGATGGGAAGTGGCATCACGTGTGTGTGACGTGGACAACTAGGGATGGTCTTTGGGAGGCGTACCAGGACGGGGTGAAGAGGGGGTCTGGAGAGGACCTGTCGGCCTGGCACCCCATCAAGCCAGGGGGGGTGTTCATCCTGGGGCAGGAGCAG GACACTCTGGGCGGTCGATTTGACGCCACTCAGTCCTTCGTGGGGGAGATGTCCGACGTGCAGATGTGGTCTCACGTCCTAACGGCTCAGGACATCTACGGCCTGGCGTCCTGTGGGAGCCACCTCAGCGGAGACGTCTTCGCCTGGTCAGAGGCCATGGTGGAGCTACACGGAGGGGTCACCAAGTACCCCTTCAACCCCTGTCACTAA